A window of the Vigna angularis cultivar LongXiaoDou No.4 chromosome 3, ASM1680809v1, whole genome shotgun sequence genome harbors these coding sequences:
- the LOC108318695 gene encoding F-box protein At3g58530 isoform X2 produces MEEYGAAEAESKENIWCRETVPKVFKIVCCTLPLSNTDLVLLLLVSPSVHRTLLSCQPLWEFLNLRELKNAGNRLIAALSLPRYSHVKQINLEFARDVEDTHLILIKDKCFSSLQSLESLNLNACQKISDTGIEAITSCCPQLKSFSIYWNIRVSDLGLQYIVKNCKHIVDLNISGCKNISDQGVQLIADNYPELESLNLTRCVKLTDESLMSLLPKCLSLQRLNLYALSSFTDAAYRNLGLLSRLKFLDLCGAQNLSDEGLSCISKCKNLESLNLTCLFGIVGVTDKSLEELSKSCSNKITTLDVYGCIGIKNRSREYLLQLFPYLKCFKVHS; encoded by the exons ATGGAGGAATACGGCGCAGCAGAGGCAGAATCGAAGGAGAATATTTGGTGCAGAGAAACAGTGCCaaaggttttcaaaattgtCTGCTGCACATTACCTCTTTCTAACACAGACCTCGTTTTGCTCCTTCTTGTATCGCCTTCGGTTCATCGAACCCTTCTCTCTTGCCAACCCCTTTGGGAG TTTCTCAATTTGCGCGAGTTAAAGAATGCGGGGAATCGCCTTATAGCTGCTCTTTCTTTG CCTAGATACAGCCATGTGAAGCAGATTAACCTTGAGTTTGCGAGAGATGTTGAAGACACGCATCTCATTCTTATTAAGGATAAG TGTTTTAGTTCTCTTCAAAGCTTGGagtctttaaatttgaatgcCTGCCAAAAAATATCAGATACAGGAATTGAAGCAATAACCAGTTGTTGCCCCCAGCTCAAAAGCTTTTCGATCTACTGGAATATCAG GGTATCAGACCTAGGACTACAATATATAGTGAAGAACTGCAAACATATAGTTGACTTGAACATAAGTGGATGTAAG AATATTTCAGACCAAGGTGTACAACTTATTGCTGACAATTATCCAGAACTAGAGTCACTAAATTTGACAAG GTGCGTCAAATTAACAGATGAAAGTTTGATGAGTTTGTTGCCAAAATGTCTTTCTCTTCAGCGTTTGAATCTCTATGCACTGTCAAG TTTCACAGATGCAGCTTACAGGAACTTAGGTCTTCTATCACGTCTGAAGTTTTTGGATCTCTGTGGTGCCCAG AATCTTTCAGATGAAGGACTCTCCTGTATTTCTAAGTGCAAGAACCTTGAATCCCTCAATCTGACATG CTTGTTTGGAATAGTTGGTGTGACTGACAAAAGTCTGGAGGAACTCTCAAAGTCCTGTTCCAACAAAATTACGACCCTTGACGTGTATGGATGTATTGGCATCAAG AACCGAAGCCGTGAATACTTGCTACAATTGTTTCCCTATTTGAAATGCTTTAAAGTGCATAGCTAA
- the LOC108318730 gene encoding DEAD-box ATP-dependent RNA helicase 37 — protein sequence MRTSWADSADNSAIGSGNGNFSAHPPRGAYVPPHLRNRSLSSEVPAVSHSPAPLPANDRGNPGGAAPHQGGGYFKADQGRQQGYGSGYQTGGGWNGRGAGRDRGRREVNPFENDEADDKSLEQENSGINFEAYDDIPVETSGDNVPPPVNTFAEIDLGEALNHNIQRCKYVKPTPVQRYAIPISLSGRDLMACAQTGSGKTAAFCFPIISGIMREQYVQRPRVARTAFPMALILSPTRELSCQIHDEAKKFSYQTGVKVVVAYGGAPITQQLRELERGVDILVATPGRLVDLLERARVSLQMIRYLALDEADRMLDMGFEPQIRKIVEQMDMPPPGMRQTLLFSATFPKEIQRLASDFLSNYVFLAVGRVGSSTDLIAQRVEYVLESDKRSHLMDLLHAQRENGIYGKQGLTLVFVETKKGADALEHCLCVNGFPAASIHGDRTQQERELALRSFKTGNTPILVATDVAARGLDIPRVAHVVNFDLPNDIDDYVHRIGRTGRAGKMGLATAFFNESNVSLAKPLADLMQEANQEVPAWLTRYAARAAYSGGNRNRRSGGSRFGGRDFRREGSFNKSTEYYGGGNGGGAAGGYGNYGGGGGYGQGVTSAWD from the exons ATGAGAACTTCGTGGGCAGATTCTGCTGACAACTCAGCCATTGGTTCTGGCAATGGCAATTTCTCGGCTCACCCTCCCCGAGGTGCATATGTGCCTCCGCATCTTCGCAACAGGTCATTGTCGTCGGAGGTTCCTGCAGTGTCACACTCGCCGGCTCCTTTACCGGCGAATGACAGAGGGAATCCTGGTGGTGCAGCTCCTCATCAGGGAGGTGGTTACTTTAAAGCTGATCAAGGGCGGCAACAAGGATATGGTTCTGGTTATCAGACTGGTGGTGGCTGGAATGGTAGAGGGGCGGGGAGGGACCGTGGGAGGCGAGAGGTGAACCCTTTTGAGAATGATGAAGCTGATGATAAATCTCTGGAGCAAGAGAACAGTGGGATTAACTTTGAGGCTTATGATGATATCCCTGTGGAGACTAGTGGGGACAATGTGCCCCCGCCTGTGAATACATTTGCTGAAATAGATTTGGGCGAGGCATTGAATCATAATATACAGAGATGCAAGTATGTGAAACCAACCCCGGTTCAGAGGTATGCCATTCCAATTTCCCTTTCTGGGCGAGACTTGATGGCCTGTGCTCAGACCGGGTCAGGAAAGACAGCTGCCTTTTGCTTCCCTATTATAAGTGGAATAATGAGGGAGCAATATGTTCAAAGGCCACGTGTGGCTAGAACTGCTTTTCCGATGGCACTTATCCTCTCCCCCACACGGGAACTTTCATGTCAG ATACACGATGAGGCCAAAAAGTTTTCTTACCAAACAGGTGTGAAAGTGGTGGTTGCTTATGGAGGAGCTCCAATCACACAACAG TTACGGGAGCTTGAGAGAGGAGTTGATATTCTGGTGGCTACTCCAGGAAGATTGGTGGATTTGCTCGAGAGGGCTCGGGTGTCACTACAGATGATAAGGTATTTGGCACTTGATGAGGCAGATCGGATGCTGGACATGGGTTTTGAGCCTCAAATAAGAAAGATAGTTGAACAAATGGACATGCCTCCTCCGGGCATGAGACAGACACTGTTGTTTAGTGCCACATTTCCAAAAGAGATACAG AGACTTGCATCagattttctttcaaattatgTGTTTCTGGCTGTTGGAAGGGTCGGTTCAAGTACTGATCTAATTGCTCAAAGAGTAGAATATGTTCTTGAGTCAGACAAGAGAAGCCATCTCATGGATCTTCTTCACGCTCAGAGGGAAAATGGAATTTACGGCAAG CAAGGTCTGACATTAGTTTTTGTGGAAACCAAGAAAGGAGCTGATGCTTTGGAACACTGCTTGTGTGTTAATGGATTTCCTGCAGCTAGCATTCATGGTGACAGAACACAACAA GAAAGAGAACTAGCATTGAGATCGTTCAAGACTGGAAACACACCAATTCTAGTGGCAACGGATGTTGCAGCACGTGGTCTGGACATCCCTCGGGTGGCACATGTGGTAAATTTTGATCTTCCGAATGACATTGATGATTACGTGCACCGAATAGGAAGAACGGGGCGAGCTGGTAAAATGGGACTAGCAACGGCCTTTTTCAATGAAAGTAATGTATCCTTGGCCAAACCATTGGCTGATCTGATGCAAGAGGCTAATCAAGAAGTTCCTGCCTGGCTCACCCGTTATGCGGCAAGGGCTGCCTACAGTGGTGGCAACAGAAACAGGAGGTCAGGGGGATCCCGTTTTGGTGGTCGTGATTTTAGGAGGGAGGGCTCATTTAATAAATCAACAGAGTACTATGGCGGTGGAAACGGTGGTGGAGCTGCTGGGGGATATGGCAATTACGGTGGAGGAGGAGGGTACGGTCAAGGTGTGACAAGTGCTTGGGATTAG
- the LOC108318695 gene encoding F-box protein At3g58530 isoform X1, which produces MEEYGAAEAESKENIWCRETVPKVFKIVCCTLPLSNTDLVLLLLVSPSVHRTLLSCQPLWEFLNLRELKNAGNRLIAALSLPRYSHVKQINLEFARDVEDTHLILIKDKCFSSLQSLESLNLNACQKISDTGIEAITSCCPQLKSFSIYWNIRVSDLGLQYIVKNCKHIVDLNISGCKNISDQGVQLIADNYPELESLNLTRCVKLTDESLMSLLPKCLSLQRLNLYALSSFTDAAYRNLGLLSRLKFLDLCGAQNLSDEGLSCISKCKNLESLNLTWCTRVTDEGVISIAKGCTYLQFLSLFGIVGVTDKSLEELSKSCSNKITTLDVYGCIGIKNRSREYLLQLFPYLKCFKVHS; this is translated from the exons ATGGAGGAATACGGCGCAGCAGAGGCAGAATCGAAGGAGAATATTTGGTGCAGAGAAACAGTGCCaaaggttttcaaaattgtCTGCTGCACATTACCTCTTTCTAACACAGACCTCGTTTTGCTCCTTCTTGTATCGCCTTCGGTTCATCGAACCCTTCTCTCTTGCCAACCCCTTTGGGAG TTTCTCAATTTGCGCGAGTTAAAGAATGCGGGGAATCGCCTTATAGCTGCTCTTTCTTTG CCTAGATACAGCCATGTGAAGCAGATTAACCTTGAGTTTGCGAGAGATGTTGAAGACACGCATCTCATTCTTATTAAGGATAAG TGTTTTAGTTCTCTTCAAAGCTTGGagtctttaaatttgaatgcCTGCCAAAAAATATCAGATACAGGAATTGAAGCAATAACCAGTTGTTGCCCCCAGCTCAAAAGCTTTTCGATCTACTGGAATATCAG GGTATCAGACCTAGGACTACAATATATAGTGAAGAACTGCAAACATATAGTTGACTTGAACATAAGTGGATGTAAG AATATTTCAGACCAAGGTGTACAACTTATTGCTGACAATTATCCAGAACTAGAGTCACTAAATTTGACAAG GTGCGTCAAATTAACAGATGAAAGTTTGATGAGTTTGTTGCCAAAATGTCTTTCTCTTCAGCGTTTGAATCTCTATGCACTGTCAAG TTTCACAGATGCAGCTTACAGGAACTTAGGTCTTCTATCACGTCTGAAGTTTTTGGATCTCTGTGGTGCCCAG AATCTTTCAGATGAAGGACTCTCCTGTATTTCTAAGTGCAAGAACCTTGAATCCCTCAATCTGACATG GTGCACACGTGTGACTGATGAAGGGGTCATATCCATTGCAAAGGGTTGCACCTATCTTCAGTTTCTAAG CTTGTTTGGAATAGTTGGTGTGACTGACAAAAGTCTGGAGGAACTCTCAAAGTCCTGTTCCAACAAAATTACGACCCTTGACGTGTATGGATGTATTGGCATCAAG AACCGAAGCCGTGAATACTTGCTACAATTGTTTCCCTATTTGAAATGCTTTAAAGTGCATAGCTAA